GGCTAGTTttccttaaatatatatatattttttttattaattatgtattcACAATAATAGACAATGCTACCCAAAGTTTGAAATAGAAATAATCAAGgttgtcaaaatcgagagtttatgTAAAATCGTTGGACAGTTGTAAACTCGTATAATCTAGAGTTTATCTAAAATCTGAAattgtaagagtttaattttaaaaaataatagttatatattattattattattatttatatataattaaatattttatatacttagtcaattttaaaaatttatatatttaaatataaaattaattaaaaaataataataaataaaatactataaaaatttatacttaaaaaatgggaataatgtcaattttaccaTCTAACTATAAcggaatattcacgtatatcactgaactaatttttgttcctGTAGTTGAGTTTAATGTTCATCTATGTCACTGTTAGACAAAAATATCCAAATCCGTTAAATTTTCCgttaaattaaatgatgatGTGATTTACatgtcattttctaaaaattaatatatattatatttttatttttatttaatattttaaataataaaatttaatttacattttcaaaagtattaatcaaataaattatatattttgagaaaCATTTACAATAattcactttattttaattaatatatttttaatatttatttttattaacatttctaaataataacgctaataaaaataaatgttaaaaatatattaattaaaaaaaattattgttagttttattatttagaaattatgaataaaaaaaataaaaatataatgtatattaattttttttaaaataacatgtcAATCACATGTGTTATCAACTAACGGAAAATTTAATGGAATTGGATGTTTTTGTCCAACAGTGACATAGATGAACATTAAACTCAACTTCAGTAGTATAAACGAACAAAAATTGGttcagtgatatacgtgaatattccgTTATAGTTCAAtggtaaaattgacatttttcccttaaaaaattaattatattaatttattaatttgaataaataataactttatttttaatttttaaatataaatttactttttaaaacgTAAAattcgtaaaatcaaaattatttataaactcgtaaaatcttattattctaaatttaaaatcgtaagagtttacatatttaagagtttacttaaaatcagacacGTTAACCTGATGTgaaatcttaaaattataaaattttaagagtaaCTCGAGATTTTTAACAACTTTGGAAATAACCAACAAATAAAATGAGAAAGACCTACCTAATAATCCttaaacatttcaaatatatttagacaaaaaaagttataatataacatttcaaataaaactatttatgtATAGATTAAAATGACAATTAATTATAGAACTCAATAATCCAATTATCGGGCTCAATTATCAAGTCTTCCATCTTCTTAATATCTATCGGTTTTTCAGAAGAGATTTCCccaataaatttgttttcattagAATGTTCATGCAATTCCGGCAGCAAACAGTGACAGTAACGATCATGATCATCTTCACCATAGATTGTATTGAACATGAAACAACTTCCTTCGCGATCAAGATTTTCTTTCAACCATGGGAAATCGAATATCGATCTTTTGTAGGTGTCGGAATCTTGTATATCGATTCTCTTCTTCGTTCTAATGTGATCGTTTTGGTTGTCGGAATCATCGATTGATCTGTCCCTCTTGTTGTTTTTTCTCGGCATTGTATGAATGAGAGTGAATTTGGTGAATGGAGAAGAGAAGAAGTTACACAACAATTATAAGGATGGGAATTATTGTCGGCCTATGCTTAGGTTTCATTAAATCGATGTATTTTTGACAACTATGTGGTGCTTTTTTAGTTTGAACTAAACTTTGGCCATGAATTCAGCACAAATTGTgaagaaaaaaactttttttttatgacGCGTATCACATGCaattagaagaagaaaacaacCTTATCGCGCATTTTACTCATCTATTTGTTTCCTCTGTTTTCTCTCTGTTTCtgtttttgatttatttcttatttaaaagaGAATTCAACTTTTCACCTATTTTATTCCTTGTTTATTCATGATCTTACcatatatactattttaatattaaattctaataataataactaaattaattattttattacagaGGAAGTGTTATTCACTTTTGAATTATAACGGATAATACGCgtaagaaaaaatattgtattatgcTTTCTTTTGTCGCGAGTAGGTTGAATTAACAAttcacttatttttgtattttcgaGAGATATCcgaagtttttttatatatgtgatTCATTTGGTGATGTCCGAGTACTTGAGTAGTTGTTAGAAAGTTTAAATTGATGTGACTATTATGATAGACTTACATAATTGagttattatcttatttattttttggtggactatctagttGAAAAAAAATCGTCAAAATTTCAATCGTAATCGTCTGATtttgtatcattcataatattattatttttattttttttagattcgtTATGAAAAGTCGATAGAGTCGGtcaagaaaataattgtttttttagaacttacgagctcgataacctaTTGAGTAACTTTTTCTTCGTCTTTATAACATGCATTGTTGTTGTGCTTAAAtgattcttatcatcatttaaaaaaaaatgtttcgtatattatttataagtttaaactcactaaatgacaaaaaaagaacaaaaatcatagattcaattcttatttaaaacgttttaagttaaaatgaaAGTCATTGAAATGAATtaccaatatttttttctttttttttaaatagttgaaCGATTAGTTTGTTGAGTGGTAGGGCTTATtaggattaatttttttaaataacattagttaattaaaaattattatttcgtGAACATTTTGAAGatgtgtattttttatttaatatttaaaggttattaatatataatgataaaattaaattaataatttaaaatatataattttttaatattttgatctaataaataaatgatagtgGATGAAAAAGATgagattgaattatttaaaataaaaaaaaaacaagttcattattttttttaataattaaatttaaattatcctACCATTATGTACTGTGTAcgtttgaaaattatataataattataggagctatttttctttattaataaaaactaaaaagattCAACTTTTTCTGTTTCagttgatttaaataatatgttaaagtGATTTTGAGAAgttgttttttcttataaaatatttaaaagaattaagatttggtgataaaatatatttttttaaaataaataatattttaatatttttattaataaattaattgatatttaattatgattagattaaaaaaaaaaaaagcaagatatgcagttttttttattaatattatttgttttaaatatattttaaatataaccgaataagttttattatttaagaatgaTCTTAAAGAATTCAGATTAATAAATAAGCTGAATAACTAAACCTACTTAGTTGGTTACCAAATAAGCTAAAACAAACTAATCCTAAATGAAAATAAGACCATGcaattaaatttgtattgttAATCCAACTATCAGTATATATAAGCCATGATTGCCTTCTTCCGAtaaggtttttattttaaaacattgaattatttgaaaagtaatTACGGAAATGATTCTGTGGAGgtgaatatatttttgtttaaaaagacttaaaatgtgttaatatatataataatttaaagtataaagatattttaatactttaattaatgaatttagtaATTTGATAGATGAGAGAGTGAATAAAagtatatgttttaaatttaagttatttgaataacttaaaCCGAATAAGGccataatgttttcaattcCAGCATAACTTCTCAAATACAAATTCACTACAccctctttttctttttcaaactcAATACAAAACACTCTTAATCGAtggttttaaatattgaattttaaagaattggtagtcaaaatttttaataaggTGAAGTtctgtatttaaattaatgataattatattttatttatagatgtattctagataataagttaacgacgTTTGAAactattaagataaaatatcgttttatataattttgaaaataaaaatttttaaattgtaaattttgAAAGAAGATGTTTGCAATTGAGTCTGAGGAGGCTGACCATTGATTgtatttaaagtttatcaattttttaaagtaaaagaaataataataatcactaaACCTACAATTTACCCAAATTTATGACATTTctaagttttaatatatatatatatatatattttttgtgagTTGAGTCAAAATGGTGAAGGTAACCTTTAATGGTAAGAATCAAAAACTGTCCTTCTGTAATCGAACTTAATTGTTCTGTTTGGAGAGGTTATTCTTTGATTGAATCTGTAGTTGACTGGGATGATATTTGTATCTCTTGATCCATCCCAATCAAATTCTAATTTTGTCTtgaacactataaatataattaaatatataaaatcactaatatatttatttatttattatattttataagagttttaaatttatttctttataataatataaatttttaatatattatctcatatattatattaaaaattatataatataataaaaaaaattttttaagagaatatgatataaatgGCGCCCGCGGGGATTCCTCAAAATCGAACGGGACAagaataatagtaaaaaaaatctctGAAGTAACAGAGTAGGGATAGTAAATGCATTTCCCGTCTCAAATCGCTCCATTGTCATCCTAACAATGTTAGAACATTTTGTTACTTCCCTGGAAATCTTATCTTTTCTCGAGAGATTGATGAataaaatttcttataaaaaaaaaagaaaataaagaaaataaaaaattctgaAATCATGTATTCtcttgcaaaaaaaaaaaaaatatatttgttaaattgtCATAATTAAAATGCAATAATTTAGTAactttaattattgtaatattttgttttaagtgATATTTATAGATAGAATCGTACtttaatagtattataataattaattttaatttatttgtcaaATCTTTTCAGCCTTAttccaatattttttaaataacaaataaaatatgaacaaCATATCACCCTTATTaatcttcttaatttaaaaacattgaCCATAATTAAATATAGGGAAATTTGGTCAGTTATAGAGAAATAGTTTGACCATTAATATTGAGAAGATTAAACattcacatattttaaattaaaatttaaaaatattactcATTTCACTTAACAAAGAATACACAGTTAGAGATAATCATTCAATTAGCCAATAAATAACTCTTCATATACATTTAATTAGTCTATTAGCATGTTtagaatagtttttatttttattttattattgtagaACAAATAAAGCGACAATGATCGTCTTGACTTTAAATGAGTTCAATTCCCACTACTAAGTCATCAgtgtgaattaaatatttttgaaaataaaataataattattacaacaaactagcatgtatcccgtgcatttgcacgagtaataatataaaaaatcgtaaaaaaatattatagtgaattttttatgagtgggtcaactcaaaatccgacccaagtatccatttactttcacatatatccaaattaaccacaactctcgacccgacaatccagacactttaaaaattaagcatcattctatatatagatattttgtATGATCTCTtccattttctttataaataaaattaatattttcaattcaaatgGTTAGTGGATGGAATTGAATTTAAAtggataaatattattaaatttattaatttatatatatatatatatatatatatatatatatatatatagtggcggacctacaagggggcCTTGGGGGCCTCCCCCAACCAGGGTAAAACtttttagatattatatatatatgtttatcaaaTAAGACTTTGTCTCAGTGGTTTTGGAGCTGAAATGTATAgtagaggtcaggtgatcaaaccctgcctctaacatttctttaattataaccTTTTTTTATGCAAAcactatttataataaactaacccttccttttataaaaactatttcataattatagtattctaatttcaaatataattttattaaagtaattattattaatattttaatttatacaaaaaaatattttctaaaatacaagtaattattattaatattttattttatacaatttgttttttctaaaatacaatatttataataatacataaattttagttaatatataaataacatttatttatataaattaaaatataaagaattatatataaaataatgaaaatcatataatattattatttattttaaaactacatttatattataatttatttatatatatatatatattttattaattttaatataaataataatacaaattacttataaatataagggtaaaataactatttatataaatataagggtaaaatattattttatatttcttaattttaaattaattttaaattatttcaacaaataaatgtatttgttagattttatttaggagttgtgacacatatttatttttaatcatttattttatgtaggatatagaataatgaaaatgttctataaatgaatttgtacttctacatcatATGACCAGCATGagtcttctcaatcaattaatgagcctactaatgagtctaatgttactgatcaaatatacatggttagaatataacatatcaaaagatgcatcattttatttttggtgttatcttttcaaacttttaaatagagaaaacatagatgatacatttataggagatgagtacaaaaattggaaaagagcattagaaagattcaatcgtcatatgagaacttcaaatagttgtcataatgaagctagaattcaatttgaatcattttaagatcaaagacataacgtgagaaacgttttacgtacacatggtcgtgatatagaaataaattatcacacatgtttaacgacaatatttgatgtaacacgctttctattgaggcaaggagtaccttttcgaggacatgatgagtcaagtagttcatcaaataaaggaaattttcttgaattgattgattaatatagtcaacgtaatgaagatatttgtcttcttttgtaccgactcatggagaagaataatttagtaattgtgtttattagtatttttatgtaattatcgagtaaaattttaattaaaaaatgcatttatttgatagccaaaaaatgctacgttattaGGTATTTGacccccccgagaaaatatttctgggtccgccactgtgtatatatatatatatatatattcaagaatattatttcatacaaattttaaaaataattttttttattatcggaAAAAAATTCCAAAAGATATTAAaagcataattttaaatgattttttttttaaacccacATCAAGTTCTAGGCGTTTTTTAATTAGgccaatattttttaaataaattttgattcaatAAAGTTGTTCAAATGGAAAGAATCTTGTAAGAGAATAAAATCATTATGGTAAGACTTGAAATAAATTTCAACCCAATTTTATTCTCcattaaaataacatttgacactaacaacactttgacaagtttatttattatattgacaAATAGACTTGCAACCTCTAAATAATCATATGATAAATCATAGCAAAAACCATAAGAACAATATTCTTTTTCTCAACCCAAATTCATTAAGAATCTAGACCCTTCTTCTTTTAAAGGCAGCACCTTGTTCTTCTTCCGTTTTTATCGTTGGCTTTGTCGCACCAAAGCTAACCGAAATCGGACTCCTTACATAGTGTTTTCCATCAGACCACAATAACTTCCCAAACACAAACTGATGATCACTAGTTATATTAGCACCAACCTTCTTCTTAAGATTCATCACAAAGCTCTTCTCTTCTCCAACCTTTTCGAATTTCAGAATAGAAGGATTCACAGTGACCGAGATTCCTGGAGGTCCTATAACTTTAGCGATGTATGTCCCTGGAGGACCCACATTCTTTAGAGTTCGAGTCAGACTGGCTGGATGGGTCAGGTCTGGGATGGTCATAGATGGGTAATTGTAGTTCAAGACAGTGGCATTCTTAGGACACTTGTAAGGTGTTCCTGAAAAGAGTCGAATTTTGGTCTCTTCGTAACCAATTGCACAAAGGAAATACAAATGATCTTCAATTGTTAAGTCGTAAACCAATCCAGGGTTTGTAGCTCTGTTTGGACGAATGTGTCCAGAACCGTAATTTAAAGGCGTCGCCTCTATTGATGTATCATCGACAATTGGCTTCATGCGGTTATCTCTAGTTCTAGCTGCAAACAGAATGTAACACACCATAAAATAACTTTAGTTTGTATGCATTATAAATTTTGACATAAAACAGAGACAATCTTGTCAATCAACCCAAATAACCAGCTTTCCTAATATGCAAACCGAACATGGTTATTTGTTATAACCAAATGGGTATCCAAAAAACCATTTTTTGTGgagaaaaacttgaaaaaaaagattatttggAGTAAAACTAGCCTCACCCTTAACTTCATTAAAGACATTCTTGATGAGAATTGAACATGTCACTTgagatatattttaatattcaagaTGTAATAAAGGATTAACTAACCAGTGGTCATGATAGAAGATTTGATGGCAGCGGGACTCCAATCGGGGTGAATCTTCTTGATAAGACCAACAACTCCAGCAACATGAGGAGTTGACATAGAAGTGCCAGATAACATAGCAAACCGACTTCTTCGAGGATCAATCTCGATTTCTGATGGGCTTTTCAATTCAGGATAGGCTGCTATGATGTCTACTCCTGGCGCTGTTATGTCCGGCTGTAAACAGATATATAACAAAAGAAACATCATAAAAAGATCTCAACAAGGTAAGACATGcgaaacaaaaaatattaacacCTTCATAATTGCTGGTGTTACTAAGTTTGGACCCCTTGAGGAGAAAAAAGCCATAGATGGAGCAGGCTTTTCATTTAACACACTCTTTGATGCACTAATATATCCAGTAGGGTTTCTGTTCACAAAAACGATGAATAAAgtttacaaatttacaatacaGATTAAGTATACAACAGAGAATAGAAAGAAAGAGATAATACTTGGTGGCATTTAGGTAGGCAAAGATTGAAACACCATCCTTATATGTAACATGTGAAGCAGGAAGAAAATGAGGATCAGCCAATATATCGGTGCCATGATCTTTGTCATTGCAAATAATCATACCAGAACCACCAGCCCTAACAACTTCGAATCCTTTTTCTAATCTTCCATTCACCCCTCTGAGACAAACTACAACCTTTCCTTCTACTTTTGATGGATCCAATGTCCCGTTTTTACACAAGAGActacatcaacatcaacatatGCAGATTTAATGATGAGTTTCATGAATCTGGAACAACATGTAAGGAATTGGGCATTGATATCTAGAAGGGAAGTAATTTCTTACGCGTTTTTAGAAGAGACTCCATCTAAAGCAGCTTGATCTGCAGCAACAAGTGAATAACTCTCACTTGATAAACCCTTAGTTAAGCTCTTTCCCTACAATGACaaactttaaaattagaaattcaattcaaattcaaattcaattcaaatggaGTGttcataaataattgataaatacctCGAAACTTTGACCATTGCCTAGTTTAACTAGGTTTTTGAATTCTCGATCAATAGAGCTAGCCGCGACAGTAAGTAACCAAGGAGCAACATTATGAACTGTCCCAGGAAAAGGACCATCATTACCGCCAGCGCAAACAACAGGAATCCCATTCTTCACCGCATGGAAACTGGTTATCGAGATTGGATCATCGAAATAAGAAGAAAAACCGCCGCCGCCGATCGACAGGGAGAGAACGTCAACGCCGTCGTAGATTGCCGTATCCATAGCTTTCATCGTATCCATATTATAGCATCCACTTGCAACGTCCGCAGAAGCAGGCCAACATACCTTGTAAGCGGCAACGCGTGCCCTAGGAGATCCACCTTCAGCAGTTCCGTTTCCGGCGCCGAGAACATTTGCTCCGGCAACGAAATTGCCGCCGGCAGTAGAGAGAGTGTGCGTTCCATGTCCTTGAAAATCCCTAGCAGAGTTTTGTATTGGGGGAATTATCCCACCTATGGCAATATACCCTTTGTTGAAGAATTTTGCTCCAATCAGTTTCCTATTCAAATTGGATTAGAAAACGCATTTATGAGTTCCATTtattttcgggttattcgagttttttgatttgaatttaattttttttttattttgatgtcAATGAGAAAATCAATCGAATATTTGAAAATcgtatttaaatttgaattagtttaaaatttgataatcgAGATATAATcgagttaataatattttgagataatattttttaaaataagtaaacaTACTTATTGCATGCAACCGCCAAGTAACTATCATTTTGACACCGGCCTTTCCAATGTGAAGGGACATTACTATAACCATCATCTGAAAAACTATCTGATTCTGGCCATACTcctgaatttaaaaaataaataaataaaaaatgtatatatattattttcatacaagGTCGAGAAATTATACCCGTGTCGATATTTGCTATGATAATATCTTCGCCATAGTTTGCATTCTTCCATATTAAGCTAGAATGATCCGTTTTCTTCTCCATTGATAAAAACTCCCACGAATGTGTGGTAAGAAGCTCTAACGGTGTGTTTAAGAATACCGACACAACATTCGGATGCTCTAAAAAAACAATacacattaatttataaaaaataaattatagtcTAACTAAGGCCGACCCAGAAATTTTGAGTCCTTGtcggaaaaaatatattatttttattttttatttaacttgcatgttatattaaaacatatagcatgatataataattttgtatttaaattaataaaaataatttaatagttagTAAAATGTTTTAATAGTGATTTTAAGGTTGCAGATTCAACTCTGGTATAAAAAAAGCagatttttttatgaaacttAGACGGCCTAACTTGGCTCCCTCTAGTGTAAcacaactttaaaaaaaaaattaatcaaattgatATCATACTCGCTATAGATGCGGCTTGATCTTCACTAAGTTTAGCAGCAAAACCATTGATATCTCTCTTATAAGAGTAGATAATCGCATCGTTAATTTTCTCATCACTGTttcattcattaaaaataacaatCTATGAATTCATCACAAAACCACACAATAAAATATGAATGTAAAAATTTGTACCTTTCAAGGAAAGAGGAGAGAAACTCGAGGTGAGAAGTCCGAACTCTTTCTATGTTTTGAGTGGACTCATGCAAAGAATGCGAATGTGATCCCATGTAAACTATATAAgactaaacaaaaataaaacaacattaCGATTTCATGACGAATAAATTGAGTGTAAAAAAAAAGGAAGCGACAAAGACCTGTTTGATTGCAAATATAGTAGGAGGAAAGGAGAGGAGAAAAAGAGAGCATAATACAATAGAGACTAATTTTAAGTCCATTGTTACTAACTTGCAAATATTTGTGTCAACAAAAAGTGGCTTAAATAGATAATTAAGAAAATGGATTGAAATGTGTTAGTGTGTGAAAAcaaaaaagtcaaaataaaaggacataatcatgaaaaatatttataaattaataaggatatatacttataattcttaaaagattctttaaataacctTTGTATTGTAAAAAAggtaatatattaatattttccatccatttcaagttaattatttattttaacaaaatatagtaatatataaatataaataaatttatattttttttctaataatatatatgtccTAATATGTCCATTTTCATTTACTTTATTCTAAAAGAATCAATTAGCAATTAATTAGttcaatatttcaatatattttatatatggaAAAAAGTTTACTCtacttatataattatcttcttttatcagtttttatttttaataattcttaaattcttattttgaaaaataattaacaatttatttattaattttatgttttactataatttttttttgaagaatttctatcatatttaatttaatatgaataaaaatataattaataattttttattcatgactTATAATAGTAAGTAAgattattttgtctaatatttgattattatcttttattgtttgataaatgagttgttattattattcaattattgattattaattaatttatttttgtgttgaaggattttttGTTGAAAGGATAAGTCATTATTAAATTCAACCATTtagatcaaataatttaaaaaaaattaataatcaatgttaatataataaaaaatataaaaaagaagaagaaacataaagttaaaataattaatgatgaattcttgcatatataaaataaaattaaaattatcaataataaatacttatataaaaataataatttttttttatgaaaaggataaaatgaaaaattcattaattaagtaaaataaggagagagaaaatatattaatatttaattaataaatatataaattaaaaaaaataactatggtttattaaaagaggctaaatgagccaatttttgatagtacataggtttaaatgactttttattaatacatacgTCTAAAAATCTAGTtctttaaatgactttttattagtacatacgtctaaaaaTCTAGTTCTACAATTACATTCGCCTAAGTGaacttttttcctttatttattctatttttgcaaaaaaaaaattgttttaacaactcataaaatttgtatttgGATAGGATAATAAAAACGTTGAGAGATCATGTAATTTTaagtagaaaataaaattattagataaatttgattcatattaataacgttttaaattgaaatgagaATAATGACCAacgttttaaatatatattttttctttttattttcacatgtttttcttgatttttataAACGATTGatgtattatgaaaaataaaatcatttaaacacagctaaattaaaaaaactaagcaaaatatcatgaaaaa
This is a stretch of genomic DNA from Impatiens glandulifera chromosome 4, dImpGla2.1, whole genome shotgun sequence. It encodes these proteins:
- the LOC124933791 gene encoding subtilisin-like protease SBT5.4, yielding MDLKLVSIVLCSLFLLSFPPTIFAIKQSYIVYMGSHSHSLHESTQNIERVRTSHLEFLSSFLESDEKINDAIIYSYKRDINGFAAKLSEDQAASIAKHPNVVSVFLNTPLELLTTHSWEFLSMEKKTDHSSLIWKNANYGEDIIIANIDTGVWPESDSFSDDGYSNVPSHWKGRCQNDSYLAVACNKKLIGAKFFNKGYIAIGGIIPPIQNSARDFQGHGTHTLSTAGGNFVAGANVLGAGNGTAEGGSPRARVAAYKVCWPASADVASGCYNMDTMKAMDTAIYDGVDVLSLSIGGGGFSSYFDDPISITSFHAVKNGIPVVCAGGNDGPFPGTVHNVAPWLLTVAASSIDREFKNLVKLGNGQSFEGKSLTKGLSSESYSLVAADQAALDGVSSKNALLCKNGTLDPSKVEGKVVVCLRGVNGRLEKGFEVVRAGGSGMIICNDKDHGTDILADPHFLPASHVTYKDGVSIFAYLNATKNPTGYISASKSVLNEKPAPSMAFFSSRGPNLVTPAIMKPDITAPGVDIIAAYPELKSPSEIEIDPRRSRFAMLSGTSMSTPHVAGVVGLIKKIHPDWSPAAIKSSIMTTARTRDNRMKPIVDDTSIEATPLNYGSGHIRPNRATNPGLVYDLTIEDHLYFLCAIGYEETKIRLFSGTPYKCPKNATVLNYNYPSMTIPDLTHPASLTRTLKNVGPPGTYIAKVIGPPGISVTVNPSILKFEKVGEEKSFVMNLKKKVGANITSDHQFVFGKLLWSDGKHYVRSPISVSFGATKPTIKTEEEQGAAFKRRRV